CCTTACAACTGAAGACAAAATGCTAACAAGAGTCCTCCAAAAGGCGCAATGAGCTGTGTTGCCGCAAACAGTGGCGTCGCATGCGTGATACGCAATCTCCGTCCCAGTTATAGTTTTAAGCCATGTGAGATTCAATATATCTCTGCCAGGCAACTGCAAATCCGCAAATATCATCGTGAGAATACTCTGAAGGAGCAGAGGCGTAAAGTAATACCGAAACTTGTGTATTTGCACAATCCATGGAAATATCTGATAACTAAGTTGAACATGTGGAAGCTCAAATGGGTTTGGGATTACAATTTCAGTGAAGCCGAATTCATCGAGGGCTCCAAGCAGGCAGCCATTGTGATGACGGACATTATACGACAACAGCGTGTGAACAAAATTGGTGAATTCACAACAGCCGTGGGTTTTCAACAGATCACAAGGGATATGTTGTTATCTCGCAACGATTCACGATTGCAATTGGTGCGCTTCAAGAAGGAGCATCTTCGTCGGGCGATACCAATGAAGGTAGCAACCCGTAAAAACTATGGCCGCAAATATGTGTTTATTGATATGTTGTTTGTTGGTCTGCGCAATACGAAGGACTTTGAGTCGCCCAGAGAACTAGTGGAGATCAACGATGTCCTGCGGCGCATGGATACCGAACTGAAGACGCCAGTCGAGGTCATTTCTGTGCCACATCGCATTATCTTCGCCGAGATCTTCATACGATTTCGACGGGACTACACAGCCGAATGGCGGCGCAAGCAGAATGCGAAAAATCCAATCCAAGTCAACTACCGCAACCGTAATCATCATTCAGCTGCGCCGACAGATAAGATTATTTCAAATCATCCATCAAATTTAACACTTGAGAAAGTTCTATCACGTATTAATGATCCTGACTGGTCGGTTTCCTTCTACAAAATCTTAACATTCGATGTGCTCAATTATGATCCGCAGCCCAATAATAGATCATagatttcttaaattttctgtaaatcaaaaatcactccaattttttaataaaacatttaataaatgtaaacataaaattgataatttaatgtttgtcattattattattgcctgAAGTTTCGTCTACAGTACGAGTATGATCGATTCGATTCGAACAGCCTCGTTGAAAACTATCACAACTCAACACATTGGTTCGCAACAAAATTGCTCGATCGAGCTTCGTACACAAAAC
This DNA window, taken from Drosophila nasuta strain 15112-1781.00 unplaced genomic scaffold, ASM2355853v1 ctg144_pilon, whole genome shotgun sequence, encodes the following:
- the LOC132797523 gene encoding uncharacterized protein LOC132797523 — protein: MSCVAANSGVACVIRNLRPSYSFKPCEIQYISARQLQIRKYHRENTLKEQRRKVIPKLVYLHNPWKYLITKLNMWKLKWVWDYNFSEAEFIEGSKQAAIVMTDIIRQQRVNKIGEFTTAVGFQQITRDMLLSRNDSRLQLVRFKKEHLRRAIPMKVATRKNYGRKYVFIDMLFVGLRNTKDFESPRELVEINDVLRRMDTELKTPVEVISVPHRIIFAEIFIRFRRDYTAEWRRKQNAKNPIQVNYRNRNHHSAAPTDKIISNHPSNLTLEKVLSRINDPDWSVSFYKILTFDVLNYDPQPNNRS